Proteins from a genomic interval of Zingiber officinale cultivar Zhangliang chromosome 1B, Zo_v1.1, whole genome shotgun sequence:
- the LOC122022916 gene encoding beta-glucosidase 26-like yields the protein MNLKGSSTFFFLFILLLVAHCVYGYKRNNVNLVSKVHKLSRDAFPHGFVFGTAASAYQVEGEALKGGRGPSIWDAFVKIPGLIPNNATGDVTDDEYHHYKEDIDIMKEHNFDAYRFSISWTRIFPNGTGAINWEGVDYYDRLIDNLIFKGIIPYANLYHYDLPLALQNEYLGWLSPKIVDAFADYAEFCFKRYGDRVKNWFTFNEPRVVAALGFDTGSQAPGRATGSKFGGNSSTEPYIVAHNLILSHAAAVNRYREKYQKEQQGKIGILLDFVWYEPHTYSDKDKAAAQRAKDFHVGWFIHPLTYGYYPQSIQDIVKERLPKFTNDEVELVRGSYDYLGINQYTTYYVKDNSTTNPKPISYQDDWLVEFKYDRNGVPIGPRAHSDWLYIVPWGLYKAVTYVKENYGNPIVFLSENGMDQPGNVTLPKGLQDTQRRHFYHNYISELKRAIDDGASVIGYFAWSLLDNFEWRLGYTSRFGIVYVDFKNKKRFPKESARWFKKILQRS from the exons ATGAACCTTAAAGGGTCCTCcacatttttctttttatttattttacttcTCGTAGCCCATTGTGTATAtggttataaaagaaacaatGTGAACCTAGTTTCAAAAGTGCACAAGCTAAGTCGTGATGCCTTCCCTCATGGGTTTGTATTTGGCACCGCTGCATCTGCTTATCAAGTTGAGGGAGAAGCACTCAAGGGTGGTCGAGGACCTAGCATTTGGGATGCATTTGTAAAAATTCCAG GTCTCATTCCAAATAATGCAACGGGTGATGTAACAGACGATGAGTATCATCATTATAAG GAAGATATTGACATTATGAAGGAGCACAATTTTGATGCTTATAGATTCTCGATCTCTTGGACTAGAATTTTCCCAA ATGGAACTGGAGCCATTAATTGGGAAGGTGTTGACTATTATGATAGGCTAATTGACAATTTAATATTCAAAG GTATTATTCCATATGCCAATCTCtatcactacgatcttccattgGCACTCCAAAATGAGTATTTGGGTTGGTTGAGTCCGAAGATAGT GGATGCATTTGCGGATTATGCTGAGTTTTGCTTTAAGAGATACGGTGATAGAGTGAAAAATTGGTTCACATTCAATGAGCCAAGAGTGGTGGCAGCTCTAGGTTTTGATACTGGTTCTCAAGCCCCTGGCAGAGCTACTGGTAGCAAATTTGGAGGAAACTCATCTACAGAGCCTTACATTGTAGCTCATAATCTCATCTTATCTCATGCTGCAGCAGTTAATAGATATCGTGAGAAGTACCAA AAAGAGCAACAAGGAAAAATTGGAATTCTTCTAGATTTTGTTTGGTACGAGCCTCACACTTACTCTGACAAGGATAAAGCTGCTGCTCAGAGAGCTAAAGATTTTCATGTGGGATG GTTCATTCACCCTCTGACATATGGATACTATCCTCAATCCATTCAAGACATTGTTAAAGAAAGATTGCCAAAATTTACTAATGATGAAGTGGAGCTAGTTAGAGGTTCATACGACTATTTGGGAATTAATCAATACACAACTTATTATGTTAAGGATAATAGTACAACGAATCCTAAACCTATTAGTTATCAAGATGATTGGCTCGTTGAATTTAAAT ATGATCGAAATGGGGTACCAATTGGACCAAGG GCTCATTCTGATTGGCTCTACATAGTTCCGTGGGGATTGTATAAGGCAGTGACATATGTTAAGGAAAACTATGGCAATCCAATTGTCTTTCTATCTGAAAATG GCATGGATCAACCGGGCAATGTCACGCTTCCAAAAGGCTTACAAGATACTCAAAGGAGACATTTTTATCATAACTACATTTCTGAACTAAAGAGAGCTATAGATGATGGTGCTTCAGTGATTGGGTACTTTGCATGGTCTCTTCTTGATAACTTTGAATGGAGACTAGGATACACATCAAGGTTTGGTATTGTCTATGTTGACTTTAAGAATAAAAAGCGCTTCCCGAAGGAATCGGCTCGTTGGTTCAAGAAGATTCTCCAAAGGAGTTAa